One segment of Leptospira kirschneri serovar Cynopteri str. 3522 CT DNA contains the following:
- the gpmI gene encoding 2,3-bisphosphoglycerate-independent phosphoglycerate mutase has translation MKLSKKYTFRSRKVLLIILDGVGYSPKGPEFGNAIAGAKLPFLNRVWNQFPTLHLQAHGKAVGMPSDDDMGNSEVGHNVLGSGRIFDQGAKLVSNSIASGDIFNGQAWKEVIGNSKKNNSTLHLLGLFSDGNVHSHIDHTKALILRAILEKVPKIRLHILLDGRDVPEKSALDYLNPFETWLDSLRKDGTDIRIASGGGRMTITMDRYEADWSMVERGWKVHVKGEGRYFSSAKEAIETFRSEDPKIIDQYLPSFVISDNGKPVGKIQDGDSVVFTNFRGDRAIEISLAFTEKNFDKFDRGPLPNVLYAGIMQYDGDLKLPERFLVAPPAIDRTLGEYMANSNIPQYALSETQKYGHVTYFWNGNKSGYFDQNSEEYREILSDVIPFDQSPEMKALLITEALEKALNENKQDFYRVNYANGDMVGHTGNYPATVQAMEFLDGCVERLWKICEKQNIVLLITADHGNADEMFQLDKKGNVERDSHGNPIPKTSHTLNPVPISVLDPENKIRFRSNLSNPGLANVAATILDVMGYETPEGYSSSLIENEP, from the coding sequence ATGAAGCTTTCAAAGAAATACACCTTTCGGTCTAGAAAAGTTTTACTCATTATCTTAGACGGAGTCGGTTATTCTCCCAAAGGTCCGGAATTTGGTAATGCAATTGCAGGCGCAAAACTTCCTTTTTTAAATCGAGTTTGGAATCAGTTCCCAACGCTTCATCTTCAAGCTCACGGAAAAGCGGTAGGAATGCCGTCAGATGACGACATGGGAAATTCAGAAGTTGGGCACAATGTTCTTGGTTCAGGACGTATTTTCGATCAAGGCGCCAAATTAGTTTCTAATTCGATTGCATCCGGTGATATTTTTAACGGTCAAGCCTGGAAAGAAGTGATCGGGAATTCTAAAAAGAACAATTCCACCTTACATCTGTTAGGTCTTTTTTCGGACGGGAACGTTCATTCTCACATTGATCACACAAAAGCTTTAATTTTACGGGCGATTTTAGAGAAAGTTCCTAAGATCAGACTTCATATTCTTTTAGATGGTAGGGACGTTCCCGAAAAATCTGCATTAGATTATTTGAATCCTTTTGAAACTTGGTTAGACTCTCTTAGAAAAGACGGCACGGACATCCGAATCGCTTCAGGCGGTGGAAGAATGACGATCACGATGGATCGTTACGAAGCGGATTGGTCCATGGTGGAAAGAGGTTGGAAGGTTCACGTCAAAGGAGAAGGTAGATATTTTTCCTCCGCAAAAGAAGCGATTGAAACCTTTCGTTCAGAAGATCCAAAAATAATCGATCAATATCTTCCCTCATTTGTAATTTCTGATAATGGAAAACCGGTCGGTAAAATTCAGGATGGGGACTCGGTCGTTTTTACAAACTTCAGAGGCGATAGGGCGATCGAAATTTCTCTGGCGTTTACTGAAAAAAATTTTGATAAATTTGACCGTGGGCCTCTTCCTAATGTTCTATATGCGGGAATCATGCAATACGACGGGGATCTCAAACTTCCGGAACGTTTTTTAGTGGCTCCTCCGGCCATCGATCGAACGTTAGGCGAATATATGGCAAACTCGAACATACCTCAATACGCGTTATCCGAAACGCAAAAGTACGGTCATGTTACTTATTTTTGGAACGGCAATAAAAGTGGCTACTTCGATCAAAACTCAGAGGAATACCGCGAAATTCTTTCGGACGTGATTCCATTTGATCAAAGTCCTGAAATGAAAGCCCTTCTAATCACCGAAGCGTTGGAGAAAGCGCTGAATGAAAATAAACAAGATTTTTATCGAGTGAACTACGCTAACGGTGATATGGTAGGTCATACCGGAAATTATCCGGCTACCGTTCAAGCGATGGAGTTTTTGGACGGTTGTGTGGAACGTCTCTGGAAAATATGCGAAAAACAGAATATTGTTTTATTGATTACTGCAGATCACGGCAACGCCGACGAAATGTTTCAATTAGATAAAAAAGGAAATGTTGAAAGGGATTCCCATGGAAATCCGATTCCTAAAACGAGTCATACTCTCAATCCGGTTCCGATTTCCGTTTTAGATCCTGAAAATAAAATTCGATTCAGGTCCAATCTTTCCAACCCAGGTCTTGCAAACGTAGCGGCCACAATCTTAGACGTGATGGGATACGAAACCCCGGAAGGATATTCTTCTTCTTTGATTGAAAACGAACCTTAA
- a CDS encoding LA_0442/LA_0875 N-terminal domain-containing protein, producing the protein MSRTYKLITSSGIFVLMILFYLPLTASSIVLKNGKTLQGKIINQSRTEVQIEVNGKLQTIPKAEISEINLKDPKKEEFKKKEVITTKPPVHHTDPITTQLSWQDTRWAITGRSAILPGWGQWKVGQKRWAIISFLLFAGAALYANNCKEKAITEENDYRFNSTAITIAAFADPNLNPISSDETVRTTALITRILTTATATNPYFNSYDHATSQYNQAQWLLGAIYGLQLIHTFLLAKDYQKLQTLLSDPNPEGWKFSTLVVRNQMNGSTEITPNLVYTIRF; encoded by the coding sequence ATGTCTCGAACGTATAAACTTATAACCTCTTCGGGAATTTTCGTTTTAATGATTCTATTCTATTTACCTCTAACAGCAAGTTCAATCGTTCTTAAAAACGGAAAAACTCTTCAAGGTAAAATTATCAATCAATCTAGAACCGAAGTTCAGATAGAAGTGAACGGCAAATTACAAACCATTCCTAAAGCCGAAATTTCCGAAATCAATTTGAAAGATCCTAAAAAAGAAGAATTCAAAAAAAAAGAAGTTATTACTACCAAACCACCCGTTCATCATACAGATCCGATTACAACTCAACTTTCCTGGCAAGACACTCGATGGGCAATCACGGGAAGATCCGCAATTCTTCCCGGTTGGGGTCAATGGAAAGTAGGACAAAAAAGATGGGCAATCATCAGTTTTTTACTTTTTGCAGGCGCTGCTTTATACGCTAATAATTGTAAGGAAAAAGCTATAACAGAAGAAAACGATTATAGATTTAATTCAACCGCAATCACAATTGCTGCATTTGCAGATCCGAATTTAAACCCGATCAGTTCCGACGAAACGGTTCGCACAACCGCATTGATCACTAGAATTTTAACCACGGCGACTGCAACCAATCCTTATTTCAACAGTTATGATCATGCTACCTCTCAATACAATCAAGCCCAATGGCTGTTAGGCGCTATTTACGGATTACAGTTGATACATACCTTTTTATTAGCTAAAGATTATCAAAAGTTACAGACCTTACTTTCAGATCCAAATCCGGAAGGATGGAAATTTTCAACCCTTGTGGTTAGAAATCAGATGAATGGATCTACAGAAATCACACCTAATCTCGTTTATACGATTCGATTTTAA
- a CDS encoding RNA polymerase sigma factor has protein sequence MAHTSELEKLYNHNKDDLFHYIRKSFYDENSAQDILHDSFLNFFKYYENRDIPDPTSCRMILFRIARNLIINHSKSYYQRNVSLVGEDAASNFTSKSPSPEFSVMEKIDQLDVKNIIDSLLDTISAEYKEALLLRYQQDLKLDEISKILGMSISGVSRLIERAEKALAQEGKKIGFQPANYI, from the coding sequence GTGGCACATACTTCCGAGTTAGAGAAACTCTATAACCACAATAAAGACGATTTATTTCATTATATAAGAAAATCGTTCTATGATGAAAATTCCGCCCAAGATATACTACACGATTCTTTTCTAAATTTTTTTAAATATTATGAAAATAGAGATATTCCAGATCCTACTTCTTGCAGGATGATTTTATTTAGAATTGCAAGAAATTTAATTATTAATCATTCTAAATCGTACTATCAACGGAATGTATCTCTGGTAGGAGAAGATGCTGCTAGTAATTTCACGTCTAAATCTCCAAGTCCTGAATTTTCTGTGATGGAAAAAATCGATCAATTGGATGTAAAAAATATCATAGATTCGCTCTTAGATACGATTTCTGCGGAATATAAAGAAGCTTTACTTTTAAGATACCAACAGGATTTGAAACTGGATGAAATTTCTAAAATTCTTGGAATGAGCATTTCCGGTGTTTCCAGATTGATTGAAAGAGCGGAGAAGGCCTTGGCTCAAGAAGGTAAAAAAATAGGTTTTCAACCTGCGAATTATATATAA
- a CDS encoding FecR family protein: protein MKDKTNTPEFEAYAKFLKEKGSATQLPVFDPNWIGKQPRFIVEDKIMNVPTDNTKILRFPKAVWFAAAAILLFTIGVWITFRTTKPESEIVRGTTLKAAVVFVKGQVSVMRDVEMKLHRGDLLNESDIILTGAGGALDIGLTDSSVVRVKENSKLILKQLREDNGSQIKINLTSGRVLNIIEKEKKTSNFYVETPSAVAAVRGTSFEVNASESESMVFVVEGAVEVTSLNVTKKIYILERSKLITVNKDGEIESIDISKLNSTLPEYKEMRKNLGSLDSELLLDVQNLKSAKTEEELSKVYDLSIERIIMKDGRELRGVVVSQKKGKLVVQTLKGSYIIDEEAVDKIKY from the coding sequence ATGAAAGATAAAACAAATACTCCCGAATTTGAAGCATATGCGAAATTCCTAAAAGAAAAGGGGTCGGCAACTCAGCTTCCTGTTTTTGATCCGAATTGGATCGGAAAACAACCTCGTTTTATCGTAGAGGACAAAATTATGAATGTCCCGACTGATAATACCAAAATTCTTCGTTTCCCAAAGGCTGTGTGGTTCGCTGCTGCCGCCATTTTATTATTTACGATCGGAGTTTGGATTACATTTCGTACTACAAAACCCGAGTCTGAAATTGTCCGAGGAACTACTTTAAAGGCTGCTGTAGTTTTTGTAAAAGGTCAAGTCTCCGTTATGAGAGACGTAGAGATGAAATTACACCGAGGTGATCTTTTAAATGAATCCGATATAATTCTTACCGGTGCGGGTGGAGCATTGGATATAGGTTTAACCGATTCTAGCGTCGTAAGAGTGAAAGAAAATAGTAAATTGATTTTGAAACAGTTGAGAGAGGACAACGGATCTCAGATTAAAATCAATCTAACTTCGGGTAGGGTATTGAACATAATAGAAAAAGAGAAAAAAACGAGTAACTTTTACGTAGAAACACCTTCTGCGGTTGCTGCTGTGAGAGGAACTTCTTTTGAAGTTAATGCGTCTGAAAGCGAATCAATGGTTTTTGTCGTAGAAGGAGCGGTAGAAGTAACTTCTTTAAATGTTACAAAGAAAATATATATATTAGAAAGAAGTAAATTAATAACCGTGAACAAGGACGGAGAAATCGAATCGATTGATATTTCTAAATTGAATTCTACTCTGCCAGAATATAAGGAAATGAGGAAGAATCTTGGAAGTCTAGATAGCGAACTTCTTTTAGACGTTCAAAATTTAAAATCTGCGAAAACCGAAGAAGAGTTAAGCAAAGTTTATGATCTGAGTATTGAACGTATTATTATGAAAGATGGAAGAGAGTTGAGAGGTGTAGTTGTTTCTCAGAAAAAAGGAAAACTAGTGGTTCAAACTTTGAAAGGTTCGTATATTATAGATGAAGAGGCAGTGGATAAGATTAAATATTAA